From the Solanum pennellii chromosome 4, SPENNV200 genome, one window contains:
- the LOC107016520 gene encoding uncharacterized protein LOC107016520 produces MNHFATGVPGDLVEECRASMVYNNMDLSRFMVHYQQVEESRLKRKNREVKRASLYEGGISKGKFDIQDKPKFKKRFSNQAPPNFSKARKDWVSKPRPQGGKVVIHKMRNQIVPNVVRNIWLNSLVGTDNYFGCGKRGHMVRDCPMSKTQGRDINKAQASGLNYDSHEKNHFYALQSRDDQEDSLDVVTGQE; encoded by the exons ATGAACCACTTTGCGACAGGTGTGCCCGGTGATCTTGTGGAAGAGTGTCGTGCGTCAATGGTTTACAATAACATGGATTTATCTCGTTTTATGGTGCATTATCAACAAGTTGAAGAGAGTAGACTtaagaggaagaatagggagGTCAAGAGGGCAAGTCTCTATGAAGGAGGTATTTCTAAGGGTAAGTttgatatccaagacaaaccaaaatttaagaaaagattCTCCAACCAAGCTCCTCCGAATTTCTCAAAGGCTAGAAAGGATTGGGTTTCTAAACCTAGGCCTCAAGGGGGAAAAGTGGTGATTCACAAAATGAGAAATCAAATTGTGCCAAATGTTGTAAGAAATATATGGCTAAATTCTCTAGTGGGTACGGATAATtattttggttgtggaaagCGTGGTCACATGGTGAGAGATTGTCCCATGTCCAAGACTCAAGGGAGGGATATTAATAAAGCACAAGCAAGTGGTCTTAATTATGATTCTCATGAGAAAaaccacttttatgctctccaatctAGGGATGATCAAGAGGATTCTCTCGATGTTGTTACAG GACAAGAGTAG